Proteins from one Elusimicrobiota bacterium genomic window:
- a CDS encoding phosphoglycerate kinase, protein MMKKTIKDVNLKNKRVIVRVDFNVPLDANLNITDDTRIRETLPTINYLKRESAKIILMSHLGRPKSKPEEKYSMKPCAKRLSELLKQEVKMAPGCIDPETKKLAMNLQSGEILLLENLRFNEGEEKNDPNFANELASMAEVFVQDAFGTVHRAHASTAGIAKYLPSCAGFLLEKEIVYFSKALENPEKSYVAILGGAKVSDKIMVIENLLNKVDALIIGGAMAYTFLKAKGISIGNSLVEQEKVDIAAKILKKADDKNINLFVPIDHIITTKIDGSAESKETAGVEIPDGWIGVDIGKMTIERISSVILSAKTIVWNGPMGVFEVDKFANGTLQIAKLIAQATAKGAISIVGGGDSVAAVKKMGLSDKMSHISTGGGASLELLEGKILPGIAVLPEK, encoded by the coding sequence ATCATGAAGAAGACAATCAAAGATGTAAATTTAAAAAATAAAAGGGTAATCGTCAGGGTTGATTTCAATGTTCCTTTAGATGCAAACCTGAACATCACTGATGATACACGCATTCGCGAAACTTTACCGACAATTAATTATCTCAAAAGAGAAAGTGCAAAGATAATTTTGATGTCGCATCTGGGCAGGCCCAAAAGCAAGCCGGAAGAAAAATACAGTATGAAACCCTGCGCCAAGAGGCTTTCTGAATTGTTAAAGCAGGAAGTCAAAATGGCCCCGGGATGTATCGATCCGGAAACAAAAAAACTTGCCATGAACCTTCAGTCCGGAGAAATTTTGCTGCTTGAAAACCTGAGGTTTAACGAAGGCGAAGAAAAAAATGACCCTAATTTCGCTAACGAACTGGCTTCAATGGCTGAAGTATTTGTCCAGGATGCATTTGGTACGGTTCACAGAGCCCATGCTTCAACAGCAGGAATAGCAAAATACCTGCCTTCCTGCGCTGGTTTCCTGCTTGAAAAAGAAATAGTTTACTTTTCGAAAGCCCTGGAGAATCCCGAAAAATCTTATGTTGCTATTTTGGGCGGAGCGAAAGTTTCAGATAAAATTATGGTAATTGAGAATCTGCTCAACAAAGTAGATGCGTTGATTATCGGCGGAGCCATGGCATACACTTTTCTTAAAGCAAAAGGCATAAGTATTGGAAATTCGCTGGTTGAACAGGAAAAAGTTGACATTGCCGCAAAAATATTAAAGAAAGCGGATGATAAGAATATCAACCTGTTTGTTCCTATCGACCATATAATTACAACAAAAATTGACGGTTCTGCAGAATCTAAGGAAACAGCAGGTGTTGAAATTCCGGACGGTTGGATAGGAGTAGATATTGGCAAAATGACTATTGAGAGGATATCTTCCGTTATTCTCTCAGCAAAAACCATAGTCTGGAACGGCCCCATGGGAGTGTTTGAAGTGGATAAATTTGCCAACGGCACGCTTCAGATAGCGAAACTTATTGCCCAGGCGACAGCCAAAGGCGCAATCTCAATTGTGGGCGGCGGTGATTCAGTCGCAGCGGTGAAAAAGATGGGATTATCCGACAAGATGTCTCATATTTCAACCGGCGGCGGCGCAAGCCTGGAGTTACTTGAAGGCAAAATACTGCCTGGCATAGCAGTTTTACCGGAGAAATAA
- the secG gene encoding preprotein translocase subunit SecG, producing MYTLLLIINIIAAVFLILIILMQTGKAGGIGGVLGGGGGSDQLFSTPSGSEFLRKTTIIAAAIFFISTIGLTYFGYREKIRTVTSQMPQAPVSAPSAEAPAPQAPTGAPAPAK from the coding sequence ATGTATACATTACTTTTGATAATAAATATCATTGCGGCAGTTTTTCTGATTCTGATAATTTTGATGCAGACAGGCAAGGCCGGCGGAATTGGCGGTGTTTTGGGCGGCGGTGGCGGTTCGGATCAGCTTTTTAGTACGCCATCAGGTTCTGAATTTTTACGTAAAACTACGATCATTGCTGCAGCCATATTTTTCATTTCGACAATAGGGCTCACATATTTCGGTTATCGTGAAAAGATAAGAACAGTTACAAGCCAGATGCCTCAAGCACCGGTCTCTGCGCCTTCTGCAGAGGCTCCTGCTCCGCAGGCTCCAACTGGGGCACCTGCGCCAGCAAAATAA
- a CDS encoding A24 family peptidase produces MFLNLILIAFLVTCSTTDLLFRKAYNAVTYPIIFSGIIFNTIFYGRMGLLDSLLGALLGLVLLIGFYLLGGLGAGDVKFMIAVGSLKGWNFTLFGGIYGAIIAGIAAIIIMALKGTLLKSLKKVFHFFLFLFTLKTVVPVDKESTIYLPYCFFLSLGIFIRLAEVCGFFFWDLFIHRTG; encoded by the coding sequence ATGTTCCTAAATCTAATTCTTATTGCCTTCCTTGTAACCTGTTCAACCACTGACCTGCTTTTTCGTAAAGCCTACAACGCTGTAACTTATCCGATAATATTTTCCGGAATAATATTTAACACAATTTTTTATGGCCGCATGGGCTTGCTAGACAGCTTATTAGGAGCCCTGTTAGGACTGGTTCTGCTTATCGGTTTTTATTTACTTGGAGGCCTGGGCGCAGGCGATGTTAAGTTTATGATAGCAGTAGGAAGCCTTAAAGGATGGAATTTTACTCTTTTTGGAGGAATCTACGGCGCGATCATTGCAGGAATAGCGGCAATAATAATCATGGCTTTAAAAGGGACACTGTTAAAATCTTTAAAGAAAGTTTTTCATTTCTTTTTATTTCTTTTCACCCTAAAAACAGTTGTCCCCGTCGACAAAGAATCAACTATTTACCTGCCCTACTGTTTCTTTCTTTCCTTGGGAATTTTTATCAGATTGGCCGAAGTTTGCGGGTTTTTCTTTTGGGATTTATTCATCCATCGAACCGGCTAA